Proteins encoded in a region of the Enoplosus armatus isolate fEnoArm2 chromosome 16, fEnoArm2.hap1, whole genome shotgun sequence genome:
- the col8a2 gene encoding collagen alpha-2(VIII) chain has protein sequence MLVTMLLAPVCVLLMLGARALAGGYPPIPHMKYMQPMMKGPIGPPFREGKGHYVDMPPMMEVKGEPGPQGKPGPRGPPGPAGLPGKPGLGKPGLNGQPGPQGPSGFPGIGKPGLPGLPGKIGPKGMPGLNGEIGPRGEPGPRGPSGQPGLPGPAGLSLNGKPGLPGIRGPPGTRGEPGIKGLGGPPGERGLKGENGNGKPGPSGIRGPPGLKGSAGPPGLPGIGKPGLKGLSGLPGLKGDQGLPGDQGEPGETGAPGLQGLPGPVGLGKPGLDGLPGAPGPLGPKGEPGLRGSPGFPGTPGYGKPGLSGPKGERGHSGLPGLPGDKGGQGMVGLIGEPGLDGLPGAPGLQGPMGLPGKHGMPGQKGELGPQGPPGLPGLRGDQGPSGPSGKPGINGEKGIPGLNGPIGKPGPKGEAGHIGLPGNPGLTGAPGPKGEAGFMGTPGPRGQSGIPGLQGPMGPMGPQGVPGPKGEPGLPGPQGLGKLGEKGSMGPQGPPGKPGPSGLNGNAGPPGPPGPPGPPGNGQTVVAGPTDSQLEGGEVPGDRKGPAYSQVPLSASVAPAFTAILTTAFPPSAMPIKFERTLYNGQNAYSSATGMFTAPLSGVYYFAYHMHVKGTSLWVALYKNNVPAIYTYDEYKTGYMDQASGSAVLELKEGDQVWVQMPSDQANGLYSTKYIHSSFSGFLLCPT, from the exons ATGCTGGTGACCATGCTGTTGGCTCCTGTCTGTGTGCTACTGATGCTGGGGGCTCGTGCTCTTGCTGGAGGATACCCCCCCATACCCCACATGAAGTACATGCAGCCCATGATGAAAGGGCCTATTGGACCCCCATTCAGAGAGGGCAAGGGACATTATGTTG ACATGCCACCTATGATGGAAGTGAAGGGGGAACCAGGCCCCCAAGGGAAACCTGGACCAAGAGGCCCCCCTGGACCAGCAGGACTTCCGGGGAAACCTGGACTGGGCAAGCCAGGTCTCAATGGCCAGCCAGGCCCTCAGGGTCCTTCTGGCTTTCCAGGAATTGGTAAGCCTGGACTTCCAGGTCTCCCAGGAAAGATTGGGCCAAAGGGGATGCCAGGGCTGAATGGCGAGATTGGCCCTCGTGGTGAACCAGGTCCCAGAGGTCCTTCAGGGCAGCCTGGCCTCCCTGGCCCAGCTGGCCTGTCTCTGAATGGGAAACCTGGACTTCCAGGCATCAGAGGCCCCCCTGGGACTCGGGGTGAACCGGGAATAAAGGGTCTTGGTGGCCCACCAGGTGAGCGTGGGCTTAAGGGCGAGAATGGAAACGGGAAGCCAGGGCCTTCAGGTATAAGGGGTCCTCCTGGATTGAAAGGCAGTGCAGGACCACCTGGTCTTCCAGGTATAGGCAAACCAGGACTAAAAGGTTTGTCTGGACTGCCTGGTCTTAAAGGTGATCAAGGACTCCCAGGGGATCAAGGAGAACCAGGAGAGACTGGGGCTCCAGGTCTACAAGGTCTGCCAGGGCCAGTTGGATTAGGGAAGCCTGGGCTAGACGGACTGCCTGGAGCACCAGGCCCACTAGGTCCGAAAGGAGAGCCAGGGCTCAGAGGTTCTCCTGGATTTCCTGGGACTCCTGGCTATGGAAAACCTGGTCTAAGTGGGCCAAAAGGAGAAAGGGGTCATAGTGGGTTGCCTGGTCTCCCAGGGGACAAAGGAGGTCAAGGAATGGTGGGCCTGATTGGGGAACCAGGCCTTGATGGACTACCAGGAGCACCAGGACTACAAGGCCCAATGGGACTCCCaggaaaacatggaatgccaGGACAGAAGGGAGAGCTGGGACCCCAGGGCCCTCCAGGACTGCCTGGCCTCAGAGGTGACCAAGGCCCCAGTGGACCCTCTGGAAAACCTGGCATCAATGGAGAAAAAGGCATCCCTGGGCTTAATGGTCCAATTGGAAAACCTGGACCCAAAGGTGAGGCAGGGCATATTGGCCTACCTGGGAATCCAGGGCTGACAGGTGCTCCAGGGCCAAAAGGTGAGGCAGGGTTTATGGGAACTCCAGGCCCCAGGGGCCAGTCAGGCATTCCTGGTCTTCAGGGGCCCATGGGTCCCATGGGGCCACAGGGTGTCCCTGGCCCGAAGGGTGAACCCGGGCTTCCAGGGCCTCAAGGACTGGGTAAGTTAGGAGAGAAGGGATCTATGGGTCCCCAAGGTCCTCCAGGAAAACCAGGCCCTTCTGGCCTTAATGGTAATGCCGGTCCTCCGGGGCCTCCAGGGCCCCCTGGTCCTCCAGGAAATGGCCAAACAGTTGTTGCAGGGCCAACAGATTCCCAGTTGGAAGGGGGTGAAGTACCAGGGGACAGGAAGGGGCCTGCATACAGTCAAGTTccactctctgcctctgtggcaCCAGCTTTCACAGCCATCCTTACCACagctttccctccctctgccatGCCAATCAAGTTTGAAAGGACCTTGTACAACGGGCAAAATGCCTACAGCTCTGCTACTGGTATGTTCACTGCTCCTTTATCTGGTGTCTACTACTTTGCATACCACATGCATGTAAAGGGAACTAGCCTGTGGGTGGCACTGTACAAGAACAATGTACCAGCCATTTACACCTATGATGAATACAAGACAGGCTACATGGACCAGGCATCCGGTAGTGCTGTCCTAGAGCTGAAGGAGGGTGACCAAGTATGGGTCCAGATGCCCTCGGATCAGGCAAATGGCCTCTATTCTACCAAGTACATCCATTCCTCCTTCTCAGGATTCCTGCTCTGTCCCACATAA